One genomic window of Gracilinema caldarium DSM 7334 includes the following:
- a CDS encoding permease, with protein MSVAAIFYELLRIGQFIWDSFMHIWWLLLITIPLAVWVNISDFGKYVKKLTNYNVFLSIFFGTVIGAFSPFCSCSVIPVITSFLITGAPLAAVMSFWIASPSMDPEIFFLSVASLGWPLAFARLVATFFLSLGGGLITHFFISKGWIGNDYLKLKSKPQHTVYSLRNLKERIKSILYKLSNTKTQQISNSKNACCEEAILNIEAVNEEMNLLEINFAAKPQKDFSQQEKAKISCCSEINISPYIINLASEQKQETNCCSISKVQEVESSCCNNMLLDENNKRFTWEEFWKELMNVLWMVGKYLFIAYFLEAVISFYIPKEWIQNLLGFSNPFSVLYATILGVPLYTTNLTALGLIGGLLAKNMSGGAALAFLISGATTTLPAMSAVYGIVSKRVFFIYLGIIAVGAMFFGYIYQIIEIILLKM; from the coding sequence ATGAGTGTAGCTGCTATTTTTTATGAACTACTCAGAATAGGGCAGTTTATTTGGGATTCATTTATGCACATCTGGTGGCTACTCTTAATTACCATTCCTTTGGCGGTGTGGGTAAATATCAGCGACTTTGGAAAGTATGTAAAAAAACTAACAAATTACAACGTTTTTTTGTCAATATTTTTTGGTACTGTTATTGGAGCATTTAGCCCATTTTGCTCATGTAGTGTTATACCCGTAATTACTTCTTTTTTAATAACAGGTGCTCCACTTGCCGCTGTAATGTCTTTCTGGATTGCTTCGCCATCAATGGATCCAGAAATCTTTTTTCTTAGTGTTGCATCACTTGGTTGGCCGCTTGCTTTTGCAAGATTAGTTGCTACTTTCTTCTTAAGTCTTGGTGGAGGATTAATAACACACTTTTTTATTTCAAAAGGATGGATAGGTAACGACTATCTCAAGCTCAAAAGTAAGCCGCAGCATACTGTCTATTCTTTACGAAATCTAAAAGAAAGGATAAAATCGATTTTGTATAAATTATCCAATACAAAGACACAACAAATCTCCAACAGCAAAAATGCTTGCTGTGAAGAGGCTATACTTAACATAGAGGCTGTAAATGAAGAAATGAATCTTCTTGAGATTAATTTTGCAGCAAAACCACAGAAAGATTTTTCACAGCAAGAAAAAGCTAAGATATCATGTTGTTCGGAAATCAATATATCGCCTTATATTATTAATTTGGCCTCAGAACAAAAGCAAGAAACTAATTGTTGCTCAATCTCTAAAGTACAAGAAGTTGAATCATCTTGTTGTAACAATATGCTTTTGGATGAGAACAATAAAAGATTTACCTGGGAAGAATTTTGGAAAGAACTTATGAATGTTTTATGGATGGTGGGGAAATATCTCTTTATTGCCTATTTCTTGGAGGCAGTTATTTCATTTTATATACCTAAGGAATGGATTCAGAACCTGTTGGGATTTAGCAATCCTTTTTCTGTACTATATGCTACAATTCTTGGTGTTCCTCTCTATACCACAAATCTTACAGCGCTGGGGTTGATTGGAGGACTACTTGCGAAGAATATGAGTGGAGGAGCTGCTCTGGCCTTCTTGATTTCTGGGGCAACCACTACACTTCCTGCCATGTCCGCTGTATATGGAATTGTCTCGAAGCGTGTCTTTTTTATTTATTTAGGTATTATTGCGGTCGGTGCTATGTTCTTTGGTTATATATACCAAATAATAGAGATTATTTTGCTAAAGATGTAA
- a CDS encoding ATP-grasp domain-containing protein: MQADNYVLFVSISKYLDYYINLAHRLGYKVILLSRKIDMDALIMVDIPVEIELNDKELVMQKVKELRNKFYICAAFTTNEYRVPLAKEIAVLLGLAHPADIDAVLQCRNKKLTRNKLAEKEISPVRYQVVTCSCSAKKFASEIGYPVVVKPSNDSGSRNVFCCRNEIELLEAFNIITNAKVNQVNEELDTDILVEEFLVGPEYSVEAGTDDEKTVIYSITAKITTPLPYAVEIGHLSPAKLDPLIKQQMEDLVMQAIDALGLRRCVTHTEIKLTPKGPRIVEVNARPGGDEIPRLVQLTTGYDIRQIALYLALGYSLEEMPRDSVVARSAAIRFFVSDRDGEVMISYPNNIKDNNNVVELEFYVRSGDCVAKTVDNFSRLGHIICYDPEGEMVDQLIDALVEQVQITINPKERGGCIC, from the coding sequence ATGCAAGCTGATAATTATGTATTGTTTGTTTCTATTAGTAAATATCTAGATTATTATATCAACCTTGCTCATCGATTAGGGTACAAAGTTATTCTTTTAAGCAGAAAAATAGATATGGATGCGTTGATAATGGTAGATATTCCTGTAGAAATCGAATTAAACGATAAAGAATTGGTAATGCAAAAAGTCAAAGAATTGCGAAACAAGTTCTATATTTGTGCTGCATTTACAACAAATGAGTATCGTGTTCCTTTAGCAAAGGAGATCGCTGTGTTGCTTGGTTTGGCACACCCTGCCGATATTGATGCTGTTTTGCAATGCCGCAATAAGAAACTTACAAGGAACAAGTTGGCAGAAAAAGAAATTTCACCTGTTAGGTACCAAGTTGTGACTTGTAGTTGTAGTGCAAAAAAATTCGCGTCGGAAATTGGCTATCCTGTTGTTGTAAAGCCTTCTAATGATTCTGGAAGTCGTAACGTGTTTTGTTGCCGAAATGAAATTGAACTACTAGAGGCATTTAATATTATTACCAATGCTAAAGTAAATCAAGTAAATGAAGAACTTGATACAGATATTCTGGTAGAAGAATTTTTAGTTGGTCCAGAATATAGCGTGGAAGCTGGAACTGATGATGAAAAAACGGTTATATATTCTATTACCGCTAAGATTACAACTCCTCTTCCTTATGCTGTAGAGATTGGTCATTTAAGTCCTGCAAAATTAGATCCGCTTATAAAGCAACAAATGGAGGATTTGGTTATGCAGGCCATAGATGCTCTAGGTCTTAGAAGATGTGTAACACATACGGAAATCAAACTTACGCCTAAGGGGCCAAGGATTGTGGAAGTTAATGCTCGCCCGGGAGGTGATGAAATACCACGACTTGTACAGCTTACTACAGGTTACGATATTCGTCAGATTGCACTTTACTTGGCTTTAGGATATAGTCTTGAGGAAATGCCTCGTGATTCCGTTGTGGCAAGATCAGCAGCTATTCGGTTTTTTGTTAGTGATAGGGATGGTGAAGTTATGATATCTTATCCTAACAATATAAAAGATAATAATAACGTTGTGGAGTTGGAGTTTTATGTTCGTTCTGGTGACTGTGTTGCGAAAACGGTCGATAATTTCTCTCGTTTGGGTCATATTATTTGTTATGACCCAGAGGGTGAGATGGTAGATCAGCTTATTGATGCTTTAGTTGAACAAGTGCAAATTACTATAAATCCAAAAGAAAGAGGAGGATGTATATGTTAA
- a CDS encoding alpha/beta hydrolase, with translation METIKHTAIISGAEPFYFSGEKDAPGVLLIHGFTGTPKEMRWMGEYLHQNEGFSCIGPRLAGHATSLDDMMRSTHHDWMVSVEEAYYMLRDRTNTVYIAGLSMGAALALLFGSILPVKGIIAMASPYALPNDWRLKYTRLLSKIQPLMPKEHADPESGWFDKDAARDHLCYSHNPLRSIGELNLLLGRLREALPHIAVPTLLIYSKDDQALPLGSEYCMNEIFASIGTEQKEKILLSGSGHVLTRDAKRLEVFQTAAEFIKRNEG, from the coding sequence ATGGAAACCATTAAACATACTGCCATAATCTCAGGGGCGGAGCCCTTTTATTTTTCAGGCGAGAAGGATGCCCCGGGGGTCCTTCTTATTCATGGCTTTACCGGGACGCCTAAAGAGATGCGGTGGATGGGTGAATATCTGCACCAGAACGAGGGCTTTTCCTGCATCGGCCCCCGGCTTGCTGGTCACGCTACCAGCCTCGATGACATGATGCGATCCACCCATCATGACTGGATGGTATCGGTAGAAGAAGCCTACTACATGCTGAGAGATCGGACCAATACTGTTTATATAGCTGGACTTTCCATGGGTGCGGCCCTGGCTTTACTCTTTGGCAGTATCCTCCCTGTGAAGGGTATTATTGCTATGGCTTCTCCCTATGCCCTCCCCAATGATTGGCGGCTTAAATACACCAGGCTCCTCAGCAAGATTCAGCCTCTTATGCCTAAGGAACACGCGGACCCTGAAAGTGGCTGGTTCGATAAGGATGCTGCCCGGGATCACCTTTGTTATAGCCATAACCCCCTGCGTTCTATTGGGGAACTTAACCTTCTCTTAGGAAGGCTTCGAGAAGCGCTTCCTCATATTGCAGTACCTACCCTGCTTATCTATTCAAAGGATGATCAGGCCCTGCCGCTGGGCAGTGAATATTGTATGAACGAAATTTTTGCATCCATAGGAACTGAACAAAAGGAGAAAATTCTCCTTTCCGGCTCCGGCCATGTTCTTACCCGGGATGCAAAGCGGCTCGAAGTATTCCAGACCGCGGCAGAGTTTATAAAGAGGAATGAAGGCTAA
- a CDS encoding helix-turn-helix domain-containing protein — protein MMEFKDRLQTLRKKNGMTQEQLSERLNISRTAVSKWESGRGMPNIEALKRLSEVFGVSLDELLSGKELLDAAENEGRERVGRQSTLTFGLLDLLACCFAFLPFFSQPRADYIATVSLFEYSQARALKIAFFAALGSMGAWGLAALAVPVSLSGRLRRFARFGSLALHSAAIALFIAAREPYAAFFLFVLLLAKVVLIALENR, from the coding sequence ATGATGGAATTCAAGGATCGATTGCAGACGTTGCGGAAAAAAAACGGCATGACCCAGGAGCAGCTGTCCGAACGGCTCAATATTTCGCGGACGGCGGTCTCGAAGTGGGAAAGCGGGCGCGGAATGCCGAATATCGAGGCGCTGAAACGCCTTTCGGAGGTATTCGGTGTTTCACTCGACGAGCTTTTAAGCGGAAAAGAGCTTTTAGACGCGGCCGAGAACGAGGGCCGGGAGAGGGTCGGGCGGCAGTCAACGCTGACCTTCGGCCTTCTTGACCTTCTCGCCTGCTGTTTCGCCTTTTTGCCCTTTTTCAGCCAGCCCCGGGCCGATTATATCGCGACCGTGAGCCTTTTCGAATATAGCCAAGCGCGCGCGCTTAAAATCGCTTTTTTCGCCGCTCTGGGAAGCATGGGCGCGTGGGGCTTGGCCGCGCTGGCCGTCCCCGTTTCGCTTTCCGGCAGGCTTCGCCGTTTCGCGCGCTTCGGCTCACTCGCGCTTCATTCCGCGGCGATCGCGCTCTTTATCGCGGCGCGGGAACCCTACGCGGCCTTCTTCCTCTTCGTTCTGCTCCTCGCGAAAGTCGTCTTGATCGCGCTGGAAAACCGTTAA
- a CDS encoding DUF5714 domain-containing protein yields the protein MISGKCLVCGAKLEHRDESIIVMCSKCGKKERTCIVCEKEHYLCNACATETVMAKIFQKIPEIDCQNPCDIGEKLLIECGYAGNSPHFVVAIAFLLALKNLSFVTLEDVFEGMMRASQIPGGWCGYYGSCGAAVGLGVAVSILTKATPMTDKSRSMANEATAEGLKIVASQGGPRCCIGSVRGVLEAGVKYIKEALGIDFPTRRIEIKKCWASRLQPDCKKERCLFWEKNISKNGRCENGES from the coding sequence ATGATTAGTGGGAAATGCCTTGTGTGCGGTGCTAAACTAGAACATCGTGACGAAAGCATAATTGTCATGTGCTCTAAATGTGGAAAAAAAGAGAGGACATGTATTGTTTGTGAAAAAGAGCATTATCTTTGTAATGCTTGTGCAACTGAAACGGTGATGGCTAAAATCTTTCAAAAGATACCCGAGATTGATTGCCAAAATCCCTGTGATATAGGAGAAAAGCTTTTAATTGAATGTGGGTATGCTGGTAATTCTCCGCATTTTGTTGTTGCAATAGCTTTCTTGTTGGCTTTAAAGAATTTAAGTTTTGTAACGCTCGAAGATGTTTTTGAAGGAATGATGCGAGCTTCTCAAATTCCTGGTGGGTGGTGTGGATATTACGGCTCATGTGGAGCTGCAGTCGGATTGGGTGTTGCTGTTAGTATATTAACAAAAGCTACACCTATGACGGATAAGTCGCGTAGTATGGCAAATGAAGCTACAGCTGAAGGGCTAAAAATTGTGGCATCACAAGGTGGACCAAGGTGCTGTATAGGTTCTGTGCGTGGTGTTTTAGAAGCTGGAGTAAAGTATATAAAGGAAGCGCTCGGAATTGATTTTCCTACCCGAAGAATAGAAATAAAAAAATGCTGGGCAAGTAGGCTACAACCGGATTGTAAAAAGGAACGATGTCTTTTTTGGGAAAAAAACATAAGTAAAAATGGGAGGTGCGAAAATGGAGAATCTTAG
- a CDS encoding omptin family outer membrane protease: MRSLFNVKYANLLLLVGVWNTIGPIASCFPLGGMGQFSFSSETNTGVSWGRVEELVFQGEKQISRLLWDTNWVPHLGVKGTVRYRWFTGTLEAATAFPVRSGALEDFDYLLSDASKPSHYSWHEAYLDKDMFFGTSWGIRFPLVTGIAVESQLGFAYQNRKWTGQNGYLQYPVSGYWTGAESKQILAGPVISYEQSLWYPRLVLAVNWGLSGTTGLSVGGSWIPYLHIQALDNHFLRDPPMQFYDQLQDGSGYKGAVKLVVNSEGTARGEKTCYMGLKVRSFYVKGSTASRTIGSPDVNFVMDPVYSAGSRELIWQFSVGIRM, encoded by the coding sequence ATGAGAAGCTTGTTCAACGTAAAGTATGCGAACCTGCTACTGTTAGTTGGTGTATGGAATACCATTGGTCCCATAGCTTCTTGCTTTCCCCTGGGAGGTATGGGACAATTCTCTTTTTCCAGTGAAACCAACACTGGAGTATCATGGGGGCGCGTAGAAGAGCTCGTTTTTCAGGGAGAGAAGCAGATTAGTCGCCTTTTATGGGATACCAATTGGGTTCCTCATCTCGGTGTAAAAGGCACAGTCCGGTATAGGTGGTTTACAGGCACACTGGAGGCTGCTACTGCTTTTCCTGTCCGTTCTGGTGCTTTAGAAGATTTTGATTATCTCCTTTCCGATGCGTCAAAGCCTAGCCACTATTCGTGGCACGAGGCCTATCTGGATAAGGATATGTTTTTTGGGACTTCCTGGGGAATACGTTTTCCCCTTGTTACTGGAATAGCGGTGGAATCCCAGTTAGGTTTTGCCTACCAGAATCGTAAGTGGACCGGCCAAAATGGGTATCTTCAGTATCCAGTGTCAGGTTACTGGACAGGGGCTGAAAGTAAGCAAATCCTTGCTGGTCCGGTAATCAGTTATGAACAATCCCTGTGGTATCCCCGGCTGGTGCTCGCTGTAAACTGGGGACTATCTGGAACTACAGGGCTATCTGTTGGGGGTAGCTGGATTCCCTATCTACACATACAGGCCCTTGATAACCACTTCCTCAGGGATCCTCCAATGCAGTTCTATGATCAATTACAGGACGGGAGCGGTTATAAGGGTGCAGTAAAGCTTGTAGTCAATTCTGAAGGGACGGCTAGAGGAGAAAAGACTTGCTATATGGGGCTTAAAGTACGTTCATTTTATGTGAAGGGTTCTACCGCAAGTCGTACTATAGGGTCTCCTGATGTCAATTTTGTCATGGACCCAGTATATAGTGCGGGTAGCCGGGAATTGATATGGCAATTTTCTGTAGGAATTCGGATGTGA
- a CDS encoding phosphatase PAP2 family protein, whose protein sequence is MNGAITACRRGRAAPRQPQKAPRDRSGKTAALALACLLSALTGLSATPAAFRLSTSVDGALAGTGLLLGAGAFAYERSVGQPLPPSGILDPGSVNPLDRPFMAPFSATLDPISTAFTLTALAAPAVLLSAPSDDWFPLGVMYAESMLLTWGVKELGKNLLPRYRPYMYYSGYPEAELSNGDYRQSFPSGHTALAFTAAGFTACAFSLYYADSPWKVPAIAGSYALASAVAALRVASGNHFVTDVLAGAALGTLSGWLVPALHATAFALPGLGASRAGVSGNASPGEGNTRAGTLSFAVLPTGVSFTLRL, encoded by the coding sequence ATGAACGGCGCGATAACCGCCTGTCGTCGAGGCAGAGCCGCTCCCAGGCAGCCGCAGAAGGCGCCCCGGGATCGCTCGGGCAAAACCGCGGCCCTCGCCCTCGCGTGCCTCCTCTCGGCCCTGACCGGTCTTTCGGCCACTCCGGCGGCCTTTCGCCTGTCCACTTCCGTGGACGGAGCTCTCGCCGGAACCGGCCTTTTATTGGGCGCCGGTGCCTTCGCGTACGAGCGATCGGTCGGTCAACCGCTACCCCCGTCGGGAATCCTCGATCCCGGCTCGGTGAACCCCCTGGACCGCCCCTTTATGGCGCCCTTTTCGGCGACGCTCGATCCGATTTCCACCGCGTTTACCCTGACCGCGCTCGCCGCGCCCGCCGTCCTTTTGTCCGCTCCCTCGGACGATTGGTTTCCCCTCGGCGTCATGTACGCGGAATCCATGCTCCTGACCTGGGGCGTGAAGGAGCTCGGGAAAAACCTTCTGCCCCGGTATCGGCCCTATATGTATTATTCGGGGTATCCGGAAGCCGAGCTCAGCAACGGCGATTACCGCCAGTCCTTCCCGTCGGGCCACACCGCGCTTGCCTTTACCGCGGCGGGGTTTACCGCGTGCGCGTTCTCGCTCTATTACGCCGATTCTCCCTGGAAAGTTCCCGCCATCGCCGGCTCCTACGCCCTCGCGTCCGCCGTGGCCGCGCTCCGGGTTGCGAGCGGAAACCATTTCGTCACCGACGTTCTCGCGGGCGCCGCGCTGGGAACGCTTTCCGGCTGGCTCGTCCCCGCCCTTCACGCGACGGCCTTCGCCTTGCCGGGGCTCGGCGCAAGCAGGGCGGGGGTCTCAGGCAACGCTTCACCTGGCGAAGGTAACACCCGCGCGGGTACCCTTTCTTTCGCTGTACTCCCGACGGGGGTAAGCTTCACGCTCCGGCTCTAG
- a CDS encoding phosphatase PAP2 family protein produces the protein MSCPFSRIKTADDTKSIGEYPSIPANVTNRFLKTGFLNGILTLSFRNATRFSRERFVTMIISSLAGAIGNGVSAFDQFVLSLFHGIAVRDSGALAELSSFLGLATEKGILFLFLGSALLPFKKTREAGVMLIGAVLVSAGIAGALKELVARPRPFQAVGLFADWWRLAGSSPESGYSFPSGHATVSMAAAAALFFAGHKRVGLVALLGALAIGASRCCLFVHYPSDILAGFAVGFLGALAARVAVSRFTRRLKRRGSVSRGRVSR, from the coding sequence TTGTCCTGCCCCTTTTCGCGCATAAAAACGGCCGATGACACGAAAAGTATCGGCGAATATCCCTCCATTCCCGCCAATGTGACGAATCGTTTCTTGAAAACGGGCTTTCTGAACGGCATACTCACGCTGAGCTTCCGGAACGCTACACGATTTTCTAGAGAGAGGTTTGTCACCATGATTATCTCAAGCCTGGCGGGCGCGATCGGCAACGGCGTGTCCGCGTTTGATCAATTTGTATTGTCCCTGTTCCATGGGATAGCCGTAAGGGATTCTGGGGCTCTCGCGGAACTCTCCTCTTTTTTGGGCCTAGCGACCGAGAAAGGTATTCTCTTTCTTTTCTTGGGGAGCGCCCTCCTCCCGTTTAAAAAGACGAGGGAAGCCGGGGTAATGCTAATCGGGGCGGTGCTAGTATCCGCCGGTATCGCCGGCGCCCTTAAAGAGCTCGTCGCGCGGCCACGGCCGTTTCAGGCAGTCGGCCTATTCGCCGATTGGTGGCGCCTCGCGGGCTCTTCACCGGAATCGGGATATTCCTTTCCCTCGGGGCACGCGACCGTGTCCATGGCCGCGGCTGCCGCCCTCTTTTTCGCGGGCCATAAGCGCGTCGGTCTTGTGGCCCTCCTGGGCGCTTTGGCGATCGGCGCGTCACGCTGTTGCCTTTTCGTTCATTATCCCTCGGATATCCTCGCCGGGTTTGCTGTCGGCTTCCTCGGCGCCCTTGCCGCCCGGGTAGCCGTTTCCCGTTTTACCCGGCGTTTGAAACGCAGAGGCAGTGTCTCGCGCGGGCGGGTGAGTCGATGA